The proteins below are encoded in one region of Hordeum vulgare subsp. vulgare chromosome 3H, MorexV3_pseudomolecules_assembly, whole genome shotgun sequence:
- the LOC123440802 gene encoding histone-lysine N-methyltransferase family member SUVH2-like, protein MVRARVAAAQADMLQVRTMVRRARLVFEALRGRYHRNPEHHHAGRNRADMRALSAMIDGGLCLYRDVRIVGPVPGVFVGDVFNYRAELIVVGLHSATQAGIGYVPASHLSEGHPVATSIVSSGAYLDDHDNGDVLLYTGSGGRPRNGGDHSSDQEFQRGNLALAYSCKYGVEVRVIRCHDCDASPSAKLYVYDGLYKVESSTYGPGKSGREVCQFKLVRLPGQDALGSNTWRAARDLTNALDAKIRPPGYLTMDMSTGKEAVVVPVRNTVDQDLSPLEFEYLARPELPAVPKPARRVHKCCIYGKTACAASGCACVKRNGGGGPAYSADGTLVRGRPVVYECGASCGCPPGSCPNRVTQRGMRHRLEVFRSKETEWGVRTLDLIQPGAFICEFTGDVVAADHPRVANANGNASAAGASTEEWGGFVDPRKFPPRWREWGDAGEEPPRFAQCPAPGYVIDVSTRRNLAAYICHSGAPNSFVQLVVRGDEDESCPHLMVFAMETIPPMRELSIDYGVDQ, encoded by the coding sequence ATGGTGCGCGCCAGAGTCGCCGCGGCGCAGGCGGACATGCTGCAGGTGCGCACCATGGTGCGCCGCGCGCGGCTCGTCTTCGAGGCGCTCCGGGGCCGCTACCACCGCAACCCCGAGCACCACCACGCGGGCCGCAACCGGGCCGACATGCGGGCCCTCAGCGCCATGATCGACGGGGGGCTCTGCCTCTACCGCGACGTGCGCATAGTCGGCCCCGTCCCCGGCGTCTTCGTCGGTGACGTCTTCAACTACCGCGCCGAGCTCATCGTCGTGGGTCTCCACAGCGCCACGCAGGCTGGCATCGGCTACGTGCCCGCCAGCCACCTCAGCGAGGGCCACCCCGTCGCCACCAGCATCGTGTCCTCGGGCGCCTACCTCGACGACCACGACAACGGGGACGTCTTGCTGTACACGGGGAGCGGCGGCCGCCCGCGCAACGGCGGCGACCACTCCTCCGACCAGGAGTTCCAGCGCGGCAACCTCGCCCTCGCGTACAGCTGCAAGTACGGCGTCGAGGTGCGCGTCATCCGCTGCCACGACTGCGACGCCAGCCCCAGCGCCAAGCTCTACGTCTACGACGGGCTTTACAAGGTCGAATCTTCCACCTACGGCCCCGGCAAGTCCGGCCGCGAGGTCTGCCAGTTCAAGCTCGTGCGCCTGCCAGGCCAGGACGCGCTCGGCAGCAACACTTGGCGCGCCGCCAGGGACCTCACCAACGCGCTCGACGCCAAGATCCGGCCGCCCGGCTACCTCACGATGGACATGTCCACGGGCAAGGAGGCGGTCGTCGTCCCCGTCCGCAACACAGTGGACCAGGACTTGTCTCCCCTCGAGTTCGAGTACCTCGCACGCCCCGAGCTCCCGGCGGTGCCCAAACCGGCGAGGCGCGTCCACAAGTGCTGCATCTACGGCAAGACGGCGTGCGCGGCGTCCGGCTGCGCCTGCGTGAAGAGAAACGGCGGGGGCGGCCCGGCGTACAGTGCCGACGGCACGCTCGTGAGGGGGCGGCCGGTGGTGTACGAGTGCGGCGCGTCCTGCGGGTGCCCGCCTGGGAGCTGCCCCAACCGGGTGACGCAGCGCGGTATGAGGCACCGGCTGGAGGTGTTCCGGTCCAAGGAGACGGAATGGGGCGTGAGGACGCTGGACCTGATCCAGCCGGGCGCCTTCATCTGCGAGTTCACCGGGGACGTGGTCGCAGCGGATCACCCCCGGGTTGCCAACGCGAACGGCAATGCCAGTGCTGCCGGCGCGTCGACGGAGGAGTGGGGCGGCTTCGTGGACCCGAGGAAGTTCCCGCCGAGGTGGAGGGAGTGGGGGGACGCCGGCGAGGAACCACCCCGGTTCGCGCAGTGCCCGGCGCCGGGGTACGTGATCGACGTGTCCACCAGGAGGAACTTGGCGGCCTACATCTGCCACAGTGGAGCACCAAACTCGTTCGTCCAGCTGGTGGTCCGCGGCGACGAGGACGAGTCGTGCCCCCACCTGATGGTGTTCGCAATGGAGACCATCCCACCCATGCGCGAGCTCAGCATCGACTACGGCGTCGATCAGTGA